From a single Halobacteriovorax sp. DA5 genomic region:
- a CDS encoding bifunctional riboflavin kinase/FAD synthetase, with protein MKIIKSLKDIECDNFAITIGNFDGVHRGHQRIIKQIYSECSEANLKLVVITFTPHPVEILNPKEHYLINSYEERRELLSELSIDYLLEIEFNRDLSMKEPDDFLNEYIFNHVEPQRIYLGHDFAFGAQKKGNHEFVKKFCADKVTDVNVLCSYDVEGDKVSSTIVRDALSVGDVESVAKYLGREYFIRGRVIKGAGRGRQIGIPTANLALDRYRRYPKNGVYITKTKFGESTWFSVTNIGHNPTFTNGNNVFVETHILDFDNDIYGNELEVSFVKRLRDEKKFSSVNELIEQIKLDVEKTREYFNA; from the coding sequence ATGAAAATAATTAAAAGTTTAAAAGATATTGAATGTGATAACTTTGCTATAACCATAGGAAACTTTGATGGTGTACATCGAGGACATCAAAGAATTATTAAGCAAATTTATAGTGAGTGTAGCGAAGCTAATTTAAAGCTCGTTGTTATCACTTTCACGCCACATCCTGTAGAAATTCTTAACCCTAAAGAACACTATCTTATCAATAGTTATGAGGAAAGAAGAGAACTTCTATCTGAATTAAGTATTGATTATCTTCTTGAAATTGAATTTAATCGAGATCTTTCAATGAAAGAACCAGATGATTTTTTAAACGAATATATTTTCAATCACGTTGAACCACAAAGAATATACTTAGGACATGATTTTGCCTTTGGTGCTCAGAAAAAAGGGAACCATGAGTTTGTTAAGAAATTTTGTGCTGATAAAGTAACAGATGTTAATGTTCTATGCTCTTACGATGTTGAAGGGGATAAAGTATCAAGTACGATCGTACGAGATGCACTATCTGTCGGTGATGTTGAAAGCGTTGCTAAATATTTAGGGCGCGAATACTTTATTCGCGGACGAGTAATCAAAGGAGCAGGTCGAGGTCGTCAGATTGGAATTCCAACTGCGAATTTAGCACTTGATCGCTATCGTCGCTATCCTAAAAATGGTGTTTATATAACTAAAACGAAATTTGGTGAATCAACTTGGTTTTCTGTGACAAATATTGGCCACAATCCTACATTTACTAACGGTAATAACGTTTTTGTGGAAACACATATTTTAGATTTCGATAATGATATCTATGGAAATGAATTAGAAGTTTCTTTTGTAAAGAGGCTAAGAGATGAAAAAAAATTCTCTTCAGTTAATGAGCTTATTGAACAAATAAAGCTTGATGTAGAAAAGACTCGAGAATATTTTAATGCTTAA
- a CDS encoding BatD family protein encodes MFKYIVLFLLTFSSLAQTITAKVSSSEVSLEDSFKLIINFEYQGETEPYVNFKLNNAEIVSDNTNDASRLMIKGYFAGGKMVQKKVYNYVYELRAIKTGSAVIRDIKVDFGAQVVKHRSLTVRVLSQRARLQDYFVRAEVDKTQAYVGEKIDLVYYIYFKGQISNPEFVKFPVQKNFLKRFELPRSSVESVSIQGEIYKRAALYKSVLYPEKAGDLSIDPVEIRFQHPDYTSRRGNAFGMSFTFSTGSEKTKVLRSDRVKIKALPIPVENMPKSFTGLVGKHTFNLSLNKSKIVVNDVLEARLEIRGDGALEKFDAPRLITSDAFEVFETRAEMIEQTALVKNKVFDYTFLAKRAEFVSERKIELSTFNPLTGNFETTELTIDPLIIIGSGSAASNIASDETNDVVKKVQQTAPAEVKTVVSGNIMAPVFTNSKKRNLWDIINYSLIGIAAFVIALTAFPYIRFFDRDPFKNLKREFNYSNIFHHITTFTPDVHGDSLNDRIKGMRVSPEARKYFNDLVDNAGKNEYKGAKLPLKYKKEYWQELARANNENN; translated from the coding sequence ATGTTTAAGTATATAGTTTTATTTTTGTTAACATTTTCTTCGCTAGCACAAACGATAACTGCTAAGGTAAGTTCATCAGAAGTATCGTTAGAAGACTCTTTTAAGTTGATAATAAATTTCGAATATCAAGGAGAGACTGAACCATATGTAAATTTCAAATTGAATAATGCTGAGATCGTATCTGATAATACGAACGATGCAAGCCGTCTTATGATAAAGGGTTACTTTGCTGGCGGTAAGATGGTTCAAAAGAAAGTTTATAACTATGTTTATGAATTGAGGGCCATTAAAACAGGTTCTGCAGTCATTAGAGATATTAAAGTTGATTTTGGTGCCCAAGTTGTGAAACACAGATCATTAACTGTTAGAGTTCTTAGTCAAAGAGCAAGATTGCAAGATTATTTTGTACGTGCTGAAGTTGATAAGACACAGGCATATGTAGGTGAAAAGATCGACTTGGTTTATTACATTTACTTTAAAGGGCAGATTTCAAATCCTGAATTTGTAAAATTCCCTGTTCAAAAGAACTTTTTAAAAAGATTTGAATTACCAAGATCTTCGGTTGAAAGTGTAAGTATTCAGGGAGAAATTTATAAACGAGCCGCTTTGTATAAAAGTGTACTATATCCTGAAAAAGCAGGTGACTTATCGATAGATCCAGTTGAAATACGTTTTCAACATCCCGATTATACAAGTAGACGTGGGAATGCCTTTGGGATGTCCTTTACCTTTAGTACTGGTTCCGAAAAAACTAAAGTGTTAAGGAGTGATCGAGTTAAGATTAAGGCATTGCCTATACCTGTTGAAAATATGCCTAAATCATTTACTGGTCTAGTTGGTAAACATACTTTCAACCTAAGCCTGAATAAAAGTAAGATTGTCGTAAATGACGTACTTGAGGCACGTTTAGAAATTCGTGGTGATGGCGCTTTAGAGAAGTTTGATGCTCCTCGCTTGATAACATCAGATGCGTTTGAAGTTTTCGAAACAAGAGCAGAAATGATTGAACAAACAGCTTTAGTTAAAAATAAAGTTTTTGATTATACGTTTCTAGCGAAGAGGGCAGAGTTCGTATCGGAAAGGAAAATAGAACTATCTACATTTAACCCACTAACAGGGAATTTTGAAACGACAGAATTAACAATTGATCCATTGATTATCATAGGTTCCGGTTCTGCGGCTTCAAATATAGCTTCTGATGAGACTAATGACGTTGTTAAGAAAGTTCAGCAGACAGCTCCTGCCGAAGTGAAGACTGTTGTTTCTGGAAATATTATGGCCCCTGTTTTTACGAATTCTAAGAAAAGGAATTTGTGGGACATTATTAATTACTCTTTAATCGGGATCGCCGCTTTTGTAATTGCACTAACAGCATTTCCTTACATTCGCTTCTTTGATAGAGACCCATTTAAGAATCTTAAAAGAGAATTTAACTATTCTAATATTTTTCACCATATCACGACATTTACACCAGATGTGCATGGTGATAGTTTAAATGATCGTATTAAGGGGATGAGAGTCTCTCCTGAGGCACGAAAGTACTTTAATGACTTGGTTGATAATGCTGGAAAAAATGAATACAAGGGAGCCAAGTTACCTCTTAAGTATAAAAAAGAATATTGGCAAGAATTAGCTAGAGCAAATAATGAAAATAATTAA
- a CDS encoding VWA domain-containing protein, with protein sequence MFLYALAFLGFALSLGDLRGPEELVESNIPNQRTLILIDNSQSMLVEDIRPNRIAKAAIIAKHLVKNAYGHQIALSVFSDIQRKIVPFTDDVDILESRLGSMLSATPEGGSNVSLALKEAFQFFKTSEGFSKGNILLITDGEEHGSVDVEIPDEISLAIIGVGTEEGGKIPMRGKRGNFFGYKKFNGVEIISKMNKQFFEDLVGKSKYAKVWFVESYSLPTQEILAFFKDVHLNSFTKGTLRSRPVLGYWLIVSSILLYVFSVLLGRFRTFKPAVLVLLMCLFILPEVNTFAQDDEETPVDPLQQELVDKMRAGNISKEEKLKLAELFLRQKEGQKQAAEIYNETLKNYEDEAPADLFNYATALLKDNQFVDSINLYKYILEKNSNNKELEQVIKEQIKFALQKQKQDKQKKKEEEKKKQQEKKDKENKDNQENNENKDNNDDQQKKEGQQDDKDQKDKGQQGKDSKNNKDNKKSDSSDKNKDKQQSEGDQNKNEKKKQKTQQQQWKELEDQAKKKKRMRKANGVFKQIMNDDSQLQKKLFDSTSDGNNRKDW encoded by the coding sequence ATGTTCTTATATGCGTTAGCATTTTTAGGTTTTGCCTTATCTTTAGGTGACTTAAGAGGGCCGGAGGAACTTGTTGAATCTAATATACCTAATCAACGTACACTTATTCTAATTGATAACTCGCAAAGTATGTTAGTTGAAGATATCAGACCTAATCGTATAGCTAAAGCTGCAATTATTGCTAAACATCTTGTGAAAAATGCATATGGGCACCAGATTGCATTAAGTGTCTTTTCTGACATACAAAGAAAAATTGTACCCTTTACTGATGATGTTGATATTTTAGAGTCACGTTTAGGAAGTATGCTGAGCGCAACACCAGAAGGTGGATCTAATGTGAGTCTTGCTCTTAAAGAAGCTTTTCAGTTTTTTAAAACGAGTGAAGGTTTTTCTAAAGGAAATATCCTCTTAATCACTGATGGTGAAGAGCATGGAAGTGTTGATGTTGAAATACCAGACGAAATCAGCCTTGCTATTATTGGCGTAGGAACTGAAGAAGGTGGAAAAATTCCAATGCGTGGAAAACGTGGAAACTTCTTCGGATATAAAAAGTTTAATGGTGTTGAAATTATATCAAAAATGAATAAACAATTTTTTGAAGATTTAGTCGGTAAGTCAAAATATGCAAAAGTATGGTTTGTTGAATCATATAGTTTACCGACGCAAGAAATATTGGCTTTCTTTAAGGATGTACATTTAAATTCTTTTACAAAAGGAACTTTGAGGTCTAGGCCGGTTTTAGGATATTGGCTTATTGTTTCAAGTATCTTGTTGTATGTGTTTTCTGTATTACTTGGGCGCTTTAGAACTTTTAAACCAGCTGTCTTAGTTTTACTTATGTGTCTTTTTATTTTGCCTGAAGTTAATACTTTTGCTCAGGACGATGAAGAAACTCCAGTTGATCCCTTACAGCAGGAACTTGTAGATAAAATGAGGGCCGGTAATATTTCTAAAGAAGAGAAGTTGAAACTGGCCGAGCTTTTTCTTAGGCAAAAAGAGGGGCAAAAGCAAGCTGCAGAAATTTATAATGAAACATTAAAGAATTATGAAGATGAAGCACCGGCAGATCTATTTAATTATGCAACTGCACTTTTGAAAGATAATCAATTCGTAGACTCTATTAATTTGTATAAGTACATATTGGAGAAGAACTCAAACAATAAAGAATTAGAGCAAGTCATTAAGGAGCAAATTAAGTTTGCCCTACAAAAGCAAAAACAAGACAAACAGAAGAAGAAAGAAGAAGAAAAAAAGAAGCAACAAGAAAAGAAAGATAAAGAGAATAAGGATAATCAGGAAAATAACGAGAATAAAGATAATAATGATGACCAACAGAAAAAAGAAGGTCAACAAGATGATAAAGATCAAAAAGACAAGGGTCAACAAGGAAAGGACTCTAAAAATAATAAGGACAATAAGAAATCAGACTCTTCAGATAAAAATAAAGATAAACAACAGTCTGAAGGTGATCAAAATAAAAATGAGAAGAAGAAACAAAAAACTCAGCAGCAACAATGGAAAGAACTTGAAGATCAAGCTAAGAAAAAGAAGCGTATGAGAAAGGCAAATGGTGTCTTCAAACAAATCATGAATGATGACTCTCAGTTGCAAAAGAAACTTTTTGATTCAACCTCAGATGGTAATAATCGTAAGGATTGGTAA
- a CDS encoding VWA domain-containing protein, translating to MKKQRRISLLSNYIFHNKYLFIFGVIGFLFWCADFFAIFKKGELILPPKYSLKKRPSFLRGLLFLMAIGAWALISFSLMGPKTPMGKSNVKKEINDIYFVVDVSRSMLAEDFPPNRLEAAKGQIRKFIELSPVDRIGIIMFGDKVFTLIPVTTDLKLVEQSVEQINIGFLGSGTNIGDALGLALARSETSVAENKSIILLTDGSANAGLMSPMQAAEKAKELGIKIYTIGIGGDPDAKLPVGRDAFGRMRYQNMPGQSMDFETLQKIAEMSGGKDFVASDNESLNEVLSEINKLERKGLEIKGRIIYQEDYYKFLLAGVLLLILIESTRRLYLREVA from the coding sequence ATGAAAAAGCAAAGGAGAATATCGTTGTTAAGTAACTATATCTTTCATAATAAATACTTATTCATCTTTGGAGTTATTGGCTTTCTTTTTTGGTGCGCTGATTTTTTTGCCATTTTTAAAAAAGGTGAACTTATCTTACCTCCTAAATATAGCTTAAAGAAAAGGCCGTCATTTCTAAGAGGGTTGCTGTTTCTAATGGCCATTGGTGCTTGGGCATTAATAAGCTTTTCATTAATGGGTCCAAAAACTCCAATGGGTAAAAGCAATGTAAAGAAAGAGATTAATGACATTTATTTTGTAGTCGACGTCTCTAGATCTATGTTGGCAGAGGACTTTCCGCCAAACCGCTTGGAAGCGGCAAAAGGGCAAATAAGAAAGTTCATTGAACTATCTCCTGTTGATCGCATCGGTATTATTATGTTTGGAGATAAAGTTTTTACACTAATTCCTGTGACTACTGATTTGAAATTAGTCGAACAATCGGTAGAACAAATTAATATTGGTTTTCTAGGCTCAGGCACAAATATTGGGGATGCCTTAGGGCTTGCACTAGCACGATCTGAAACTAGTGTTGCTGAAAACAAATCTATAATTTTACTAACTGATGGTAGTGCCAATGCCGGATTAATGTCACCGATGCAGGCAGCAGAAAAAGCTAAAGAGCTTGGCATTAAAATATACACAATTGGTATTGGTGGTGATCCTGATGCTAAACTACCAGTTGGTCGTGATGCATTTGGTAGAATGAGATATCAAAATATGCCTGGTCAAAGTATGGACTTTGAAACTTTGCAAAAAATAGCTGAGATGTCTGGTGGAAAAGATTTTGTTGCCTCTGATAATGAATCTTTGAATGAGGTACTTTCTGAAATTAATAAATTGGAAAGAAAGGGCCTTGAAATTAAAGGGCGAATTATTTATCAAGAGGACTATTACAAGTTCTTACTTGCTGGCGTTTTACTTTTGATATTAATTGAAAGTACTCGTAGATTATATTTAAGGGAAGTAGCATAA
- a CDS encoding DUF58 domain-containing protein — protein MKTLEVHQIVQNMKNSLFKRSNSFSIGMLKSHFRGTGLKFKEHQVYVHGDDVRFIDWKMVAKTNTPYIKTFEEERNVEITILLDCSPGMVIGHNGKSKLAAAFEIISLLYLLSEKTHDYIETIICLNDRVLRVQKKRGEAGLVAFVDALRKTNVINQAGEIDVEYLVSQKERNFAKFDAELVREFYKKREVVILSDFYEFLSPETLKRLTARKHVHAFRLLCPLDTSNEFRFSIVGRIAGKGSGKVDTRLKGKAEVLDFGFRLKDINVGDRYLEDFVKEML, from the coding sequence ATGAAGACACTTGAAGTACATCAAATTGTTCAAAATATGAAAAATAGTTTGTTCAAACGATCAAACTCATTTTCTATTGGTATGCTTAAATCTCACTTCAGAGGAACGGGATTAAAGTTTAAGGAACATCAGGTGTATGTTCATGGTGATGATGTTCGTTTTATTGACTGGAAGATGGTCGCAAAAACAAATACTCCATATATTAAGACTTTTGAAGAAGAGAGAAATGTTGAGATTACAATTCTTTTAGATTGTAGTCCCGGTATGGTTATCGGACACAACGGAAAGTCTAAGCTTGCAGCAGCTTTTGAAATTATATCGTTACTTTATTTACTCTCAGAAAAAACACATGACTATATAGAGACAATTATTTGTTTGAATGATCGAGTCTTAAGAGTTCAAAAAAAGAGAGGAGAGGCAGGTCTCGTTGCGTTTGTTGACGCCTTGAGGAAAACGAATGTTATTAATCAAGCCGGAGAGATTGATGTTGAATATCTGGTTTCTCAAAAAGAAAGAAATTTCGCTAAATTTGATGCCGAACTAGTTCGTGAATTTTATAAGAAAAGAGAAGTCGTTATTCTAAGTGACTTTTATGAATTCTTATCTCCAGAAACCCTAAAGAGACTAACTGCACGTAAACATGTTCATGCTTTTCGTTTGCTCTGTCCCCTCGATACTTCTAATGAGTTTCGATTCTCTATTGTTGGACGTATCGCTGGTAAAGGTAGTGGTAAGGTTGATACTAGATTAAAAGGAAAGGCGGAAGTTTTAGATTTTGGATTTCGTTTAAAAGATATAAATGTAGGGGATCGCTATTTAGAAGACTTTGTTAAGGAGATGTTGTAG
- a CDS encoding MoxR family ATPase — protein sequence MTDSSRQKVNSVLDRAKRIVYGQDEMLDSIIAALVCEGHLLIEGMPGLGKTLSVSTMSKLCDLTFKRVQFTPDLLPSDLVGTMVYSQQKEEFSTKFGPIFTQLLLADEINRSPAKVQSALLEAMAEKQVTIGDSTHKLSSPFVVLATQNPIEQEGTYPLPEAQLDRFMMKVSVNYPDFEAEKSILDLENVKQDLGSFLSTDDILSIRQEIDKVYVDDKMKDLIIKIVRATRPGDKHFSPDFKGLVQAGASPRAAIWLQKLGRFNAFMAQRDFVTPDDVMKVVASVLGHRIILTYEASIDGINPRDLAVKIAQKMI from the coding sequence ATGACTGATAGTTCAAGACAGAAGGTTAATAGTGTTTTAGATAGGGCCAAACGTATTGTTTATGGTCAAGATGAAATGCTTGATAGTATCATTGCGGCTTTAGTCTGCGAAGGACATCTCTTAATTGAGGGGATGCCTGGACTGGGTAAAACTTTATCTGTTTCTACAATGAGTAAGCTATGTGACTTAACTTTCAAAAGAGTTCAGTTTACGCCTGACCTACTTCCCTCTGACTTAGTTGGAACGATGGTCTACTCTCAACAAAAGGAAGAGTTTTCTACAAAGTTTGGTCCAATCTTTACACAACTTTTACTTGCGGATGAGATCAATCGATCTCCTGCCAAGGTACAATCAGCTTTACTTGAGGCGATGGCCGAAAAACAAGTTACAATTGGTGACTCTACTCATAAGTTATCGAGCCCATTTGTTGTACTAGCAACACAAAACCCAATTGAGCAGGAAGGAACTTATCCGCTTCCAGAAGCGCAGTTAGACCGTTTTATGATGAAAGTTAGTGTAAATTATCCTGACTTCGAAGCGGAAAAATCTATTTTAGATTTAGAAAATGTAAAGCAAGACCTAGGCTCTTTTCTTTCAACCGACGATATCCTATCGATTCGCCAAGAGATCGATAAAGTATACGTCGATGATAAGATGAAAGATTTAATTATTAAAATTGTAAGAGCAACCAGACCTGGAGATAAGCATTTTTCTCCTGATTTTAAAGGACTTGTACAAGCAGGAGCTTCTCCGCGTGCAGCAATCTGGCTACAGAAACTAGGTCGTTTTAATGCCTTTATGGCCCAACGTGATTTCGTTACACCAGATGATGTAATGAAAGTCGTTGCCTCAGTGCTAGGGCATAGAATTATTTTAACTTATGAAGCATCCATTGATGGAATTAATCCGAGAGACTTAGCAGTTAAGATTGCTCAGAAAATGATTTAA
- a CDS encoding class I SAM-dependent rRNA methyltransferase, with product MRQIEINKKVRLYFESKVIHLSEIDIEDSLRSFRPGEWCSFNHLKNKYIGFVNPNSTRKKNVVVLNSTLGPWDYISKTIEKAIRYRNEIGYGKNARLIYGDEDGLPGLILDGYQNCAILQINTAGMDGFRNEIKSHIQSLVDKEVILLDNKKYRDIEELPVFESDELPDVIKIEETEFQYQIKKDLMQKVGYYYDHRENRRKFEDLIKRTGQNYKTGLDLFTYVGSWGLHLLRAGVENVEFVDQANMSEVVHNHLESNNFSGRGNFTRNDVFKFLDEKVSEGKSYDVIVCDPPAFSKSYKDKKAAISGYEKLYTKIFKMINKGGILAAASCTQNISMNELDQCVARSAQKNNLSIRLIDTGIQGLDHPISKLESKSNYIKYLAYKVERND from the coding sequence ATGAGACAAATAGAAATTAATAAAAAAGTTAGACTTTACTTTGAAAGTAAAGTTATCCATTTATCTGAAATTGATATTGAGGATTCTCTACGCTCTTTTCGTCCGGGGGAATGGTGTAGTTTCAATCATTTGAAAAATAAGTATATTGGCTTTGTGAATCCAAACTCGACAAGAAAAAAGAATGTCGTTGTCTTGAATTCAACTTTAGGGCCATGGGATTACATCTCTAAAACAATTGAAAAGGCGATTCGTTATCGAAATGAAATTGGTTATGGTAAAAATGCTAGGTTAATTTATGGAGATGAGGATGGACTGCCTGGACTTATTCTCGATGGATATCAGAACTGTGCAATTCTACAAATCAATACAGCTGGAATGGATGGCTTTCGTAACGAGATAAAATCACATATCCAAAGCTTAGTAGATAAAGAAGTGATCCTTCTTGATAATAAGAAATATAGAGATATAGAAGAGCTTCCTGTTTTTGAAAGTGATGAATTACCAGATGTTATAAAAATTGAAGAAACAGAATTTCAATATCAAATCAAGAAAGATCTAATGCAGAAGGTTGGTTATTATTACGACCACCGAGAAAATAGAAGAAAATTTGAAGATCTAATTAAAAGAACAGGACAGAATTATAAGACTGGTTTAGACCTCTTTACCTATGTGGGATCATGGGGATTACACCTTCTCAGAGCTGGTGTTGAAAATGTTGAGTTTGTTGACCAAGCTAATATGAGTGAAGTTGTACATAATCATCTTGAAAGTAATAATTTCAGTGGCAGAGGAAACTTTACTCGTAATGATGTATTTAAGTTCTTAGATGAAAAAGTGAGTGAAGGGAAAAGTTACGATGTAATTGTCTGTGACCCTCCTGCTTTTAGTAAGAGTTATAAAGACAAAAAGGCTGCTATAAGTGGCTATGAAAAATTATATACAAAAATATTCAAAATGATAAACAAGGGTGGAATTCTTGCTGCTGCATCTTGTACTCAAAATATTTCAATGAATGAACTAGATCAATGTGTAGCTCGTAGTGCGCAGAAGAATAATTTATCAATCCGCTTAATTGACACAGGAATACAAGGACTAGATCATCCAATTAGCAAATTAGAATCAAAATCAAATTACATAAAATATTTAGCATATAAGGTGGAAAGAAATGACTGA
- a CDS encoding NFACT RNA binding domain-containing protein: MNLNFSELGRNVDRINDQLIENGASTNPRIQKIFSSGKLVLLQLRLRGKNLCITIGRGGEHCGIWDSIQSIPSEYRITRDQFLEFLRSNIRNSRLIEIETDTKDKCLNFKFYDKSNLLLFWKGRQLFFSYVYINEGKKFHFSPWQSNKKQVFDFENYFDIFNELGRKQLDTKDVKEKKLILAEEDVFNKKAETTYNKKLLRKKNFIQKDLENCKVRHELEKKLINDELDLNEHVFKYKSLKAKFDFGLSYYQKKNILFTKIKKLRKGEEFLEKRLADVIKEIESKKEVFVREKVNVPVWKKVAPKNTEVNKSDDHSIFKWNEISIAVGLNTKGNDYIRSKWSSKGDIWFHIDGDKSAHVIVKNLEGFDFDKYSVVASILADYSEFSADQIPVIFTQVENLKGVKGSAGKVIYKKEKHLILPKVNWKEIISTSW, from the coding sequence ATGAATTTAAATTTCTCAGAGCTAGGGCGAAATGTCGATAGAATTAATGATCAATTAATTGAAAATGGCGCTTCAACAAATCCTCGAATACAAAAAATCTTCTCATCGGGAAAGCTCGTATTATTACAGCTTAGACTTAGAGGAAAGAATCTTTGCATTACAATTGGAAGAGGAGGAGAGCATTGTGGTATTTGGGACTCAATTCAATCGATTCCTTCAGAATATCGAATTACACGTGATCAGTTTCTAGAATTTCTAAGATCTAATATTCGAAATAGTCGACTTATTGAAATTGAAACTGATACCAAAGATAAGTGCTTAAATTTCAAGTTTTACGATAAGAGTAACCTTTTGCTTTTCTGGAAAGGACGACAACTATTCTTTAGTTATGTTTATATAAACGAGGGGAAGAAGTTTCACTTTTCTCCATGGCAATCGAATAAGAAGCAAGTTTTTGATTTTGAAAATTATTTCGACATCTTCAATGAATTAGGAAGAAAACAACTTGATACAAAAGATGTTAAGGAAAAAAAGCTTATTCTAGCTGAAGAAGATGTTTTTAATAAAAAAGCAGAGACAACTTATAACAAAAAATTGTTGCGTAAGAAAAATTTTATTCAAAAAGACCTTGAAAACTGTAAGGTTAGACATGAGCTTGAAAAGAAATTAATTAACGATGAATTAGATTTAAATGAACACGTTTTCAAATATAAATCACTCAAAGCTAAGTTTGATTTTGGCCTTAGTTACTATCAAAAGAAGAATATTCTTTTCACGAAGATTAAGAAATTGCGAAAAGGTGAGGAATTTCTTGAAAAACGTCTTGCTGATGTTATTAAAGAAATTGAGTCCAAGAAGGAAGTATTTGTTCGAGAAAAAGTGAATGTACCAGTTTGGAAGAAAGTAGCACCCAAAAATACTGAAGTTAATAAGTCGGATGATCATTCAATTTTTAAATGGAATGAGATATCAATTGCTGTTGGACTAAATACTAAGGGAAATGATTATATCCGAAGTAAATGGTCTAGTAAGGGTGATATTTGGTTTCATATAGATGGAGATAAGAGTGCTCACGTTATTGTTAAGAATTTAGAAGGCTTTGATTTTGATAAATATAGTGTAGTTGCTTCAATTCTAGCTGATTACAGTGAGTTTAGTGCTGATCAAATACCTGTTATATTTACTCAGGTAGAGAATTTAAAAGGTGTTAAGGGCTCTGCAGGTAAAGTTATTTATAAGAAGGAAAAGCATTTGATTTTACCTAAAGTCAATTGGAAGGAAATAATTTCAACTAGTTGGTAA